GCTACTTTCCACCGGAACTGCTGCGGCAGATGGGCAAGCTGAATATTGGCCTGGTCATCACCCGCTACCCCGAGACGGCAGACTGAGCGCCGGGGACAGGAGGGGGCAGGGACACCCATCCCCACCGTCCAGGACTAGATTAAGTCCCTATGAAGTGGCTCACTGCTGCCCTGCTGTCCGTCGCCGCCGTACTGGGCGGACTGCTCTTTTTTCGCGGCAATACCGCCGAGGCGCTGGGCGGCACTGCACTCGACCCGGCCCCACGCGTGACGGCCCTCAAGATGATTGGCGACGACGGACAACCGGCGGTACTGGGAGGCCCGGCCGAACAGGTGCGGCTGGTGTTCTTCGGCTTCACCCGCTGCCCGGACGTCTGCCCGTTGACCCTGGGCCGCCTCTCCAAAATTTACCAGCAGCTCAGTGCCAAGCAGCAGAGCGAGCTGCAGGTACAGCTCGTCAGCGTTGATCCGCAGCACGATACGCCCAGGGTGCTGCGCGCTTACCTTAGCAACTTCGATTCGCAGTTTCGCGGTCTGACCGGCACGCCTGCCATTGCCAAGACTGCCGCCAGCACCTTCTTTATCCTCAACACCCGCACCGATAGCGGCAACATTCTACACGGCGACCAGATCGCGGTGCTCGACCGCCAGGGCCGCTTCCGGCGGGTCTACAACGGCGACTCGCTCGGCGACGGCACCCTGAGCGCTGATCTGCCCCAGTTGCTGAACAACTACTGAGCAGGCCAACGAGGAGCAGGCCACCCGCGAATCTGGGTGGCCTGCTCCTCGTCTAGGTTTATTTGCCGCCCTCCGGCCCCGCCGTCACCTCCACGATGTTGTCAGGGTCAAGCAGTTCCTTGGCGGCCTGGTTCACCGCGGCAGGCGTCACCGCGTTGATCTTGGCCTGATAATCGGTGAGTTCGCTCAGCGGCAGCCCGTCCGACACCAGGCTGGTGAAGGTGGCCGCCAGCGCGGCAGGGTCGGCGAGGCCCACCGTGTAGCTGCTCAGCAGCCCGTTCTTCGACGTGGCGACCTCGGTGGCGGTGAGACCGTTGTCGCGCACGTCCTTGAGGATGTTCAGCGCTCCCTGAATGGCCTTGTCGGTGTCCTTGGGGTTGGTCTGGAGCGAGATGGAGAAGGCCCCCGGCTGCTTGAGCGCCGCAAAGCCGCTGCCCACGCCGTAGGTCAGGCCCTCCTTGTCACGCAACTCGGTGCCCAGGCGGCTCGACAGGGTACTGCCGCCCAGCACGTCGTTGAGCACCAGCGAGGCGTAGTAGCGCGGGTCGCTGCGGGCGATGCTCTGGTAGCCTAAGTAGGTCACCGCCTGGGTCTTGCCGGGCAGATCACCGAACGCCTTGACGACTCCGGCAGGCTTGCCAATCATCGGATACACCACCTGCGGCGCGGGGCCAGAAGCGCTCCAGCCGCCGAACTTCTGGTTGAGCAGCGTTCTCACCTGGGCCGGGTCGAAATTCCCCACCAGGGTCAACACAGTGGCGTCGGGGCGGTAGTGGGTCTTGTAGAAGTCGAGGGCGTCCTGGCGGGTCAGCGCGCCGATGGTGGCGGGGCTGCTGAACACCTGCCAGGGATTGCCCGCCGGATAAAGGGTTTTGCGGAACACCTTGATGGCCACGCTGCCGGGGTCGTCGTTGGCCTGCACGGCTCCCTGGACGGCGCGGGCCTGCGAGCGCTTGAACTGGTCCGCCGGAAAGGTGGCGTTTTGCAGGATGTCGGCGAGTGCGGTGAGCAGCACCGGCAGGTCCTTGTCGCGGCTGGCCCCGCCGATCTGCACCCCGAAGCGGTTGGCCGCCGGAGCGAGCTGCGCGCCCACGTCGTCGAGCAGCTTGGCCAGGGTCAGTTCGTCGCGGGTCTGGGTGCCCGAGAGCAGGTTGGCCGCCACCAGATCGACCAGCCCGGCCCCGGCGTCGGTGTCGAACTCGCGCCCGGCCTTGACGTTGGCGCTGAGGCTGACGGTGGGCGTGGAGGTGTCTCTCAGCAGCATCACGGTCATGCCGTTGGGCAGCGTGAACTTGTCGGGCAAGGTGATCTTGGCCTGGCCCGAGGGCTGGTACGCGGGCAGATACTTGGCGACCTCGGCAGGATCGACGGGTGGCCCGGCATTGAAGGCTTCCTGGGTGGCCCCGCCCGCGCTGGGCGCATTGCCGCTGCCTGCCACGGCCTTGGTCGGCTCGAAGTAGCCTACCGTGCGGGCGCTATCGGGAAGGTATTTCTGGGCCACCCGGCGCACGTCCGCAGGCGTGACGGTCTGCAGGGCCGCCAGGAACTTGTCGGTGTACTGGTAATCGCCCGCAGTGGTGGCGTCCATGCCCAGGTTGGTGGCCTGCGCGTCAATCGAGCGGGTGCCCAGCAGCGTGCTGGTACTGATGCTGGTTTTGGCGCGGGCGATCTCCTCGGCGCTCACCAGATTGGTCCGCACGTCGGCCAGGGTCGCCAGCAGGGCGGCGTCGAGCTTGGGCAGACCAGTATCCGGGGTCGGGGTGAAGTTGAATGAATACCAGCCGCCGCGCGCGAACTGGTACGGCAGTGTGCCGCCATCTGCCGCCAGCCCGGACTCGAACATCGACTGATACAGCTTGCTGGTGCGCCCGGAGAGCAGCACGTAGTCGAGCACCTTGAGGGCCGCAGCGTCGGGGCTGCTGACATCGGGGAGCGGGTACACGGCGTTGAGCAGCGGCGTGGACCCAGCTTCCTTGAGCACGATGGGAGCCTTGGGCGGCGACTTGCCGAGGGTGGCCTCGCTGCCGCCCGGCACCAGCGGCGCACTGGTCGTCACCGGCAGGGTGCCGGGCTTGCCCAGCTTACCGAAGGCCGCCTGAATCTGCTGCATCATGTCGGCAGTCTGGAAATCGCCCACCACGATCAGGGTGGCGTATTCGGGCGAGTAGTACTTCTTGTAATAGGCGCTCACCTCGGCTGCCGTGAAACCCTCGATGTCCTGGCGGGTGCCGCCCACCGTCAGGCCGTAGGGCGACCCCGGAAAGGCCGCCGCCTGCACGGCGCGCTCCAGACGGTAGGCGGGGTCGTTCTCGTCACCCTCGATTTCAGACAAGACGACATTGCGCTCGCTGGTCAACGCCGCCGGGTCAATTTTGGCGTTCACCATCCGGTCCGCTTCGAGTTGCAGGGCCGCGCCCGCCTTCTCGCGCTCCACGGTTTCATGGTAGGCGGTCTGGTCGTAGTAGGTGAAGGCGTTGAAGTCGGCTCCGAGTGCCCCGAGGAGGCGGCCAAACTGCACTGGCCTGTCGGTGGTGCCCTTGAACATCAGGTGCTCGAGCTGGTGGGCGATGCCGTTGACGCCGGGGGCCTCGTTGCGCGAACCGATCTTGTAAAAGACCTGCACGCTGACGACGGGCGCGCCGTGCACTTCCTTGGTCAGCACCGTCAGGCCGTTACTCAGCACCGTGCGCTTGACGTCGCGGGTGAGGCTGAAATCGTTCGGGCTGGCGGCGCTCAGGACCGGCGATGGCTTGGCCGTGCTGGTTACGGGCGCAGCACTTCCCCCGGTCACAGCAGCCAGCACGGGCGAGGCGGCGAGGGCAGCATTCAGGGCCAGGGTTGCGCTCAGAAATCGTTTCATGAAGCCTCCGAAAAAGTGAACAGGGAAACAGGAAGATCAGTAGCGTGATTGGAAAGCGGGGAACTGCCGATCAGCCTAGCGTCAGGCGGCCCCGCCAGAAAGGGAGCTGGATGAGAAACGGCGCAGCTGCGCCGAGTGAGAAAGCGAAGCACACCACAGATGGAACCGTTCCCATGCTGCCCCGCTATGCTGAAGGCATGACCAAGCCGCCTGCCCCAGATGCTCCGGAGAACCCGCCCCGCAGCGCCGCCGACCAGCCGATTCCCGACCAATCTGCCTCTGCTCAGCCCGCGCCCGATTCGTCCGCCGCGCCCGTCAGAAAGCCCCGCGCCCCGCGCAAGTCGGCGGCCAGCTTGGAGCACGCGGGAACCGGAGCAGCCAGGCCGACCAGCAAACCGCGCAGCAAGAAAGCCGCCGAAGCAGCGGCCACAGCAGACACGCCTGCGGCCCCCGAGCTGAGCGGCCACGATCTCAGCACCTTCAACATCCGGCTGGAGCGCTACCGTCAGGATCTGGAAAACAGCCTGCGGGCGGTTTACGGCAAGCAGGTGGACGCCTTATGGCCCCGGCTGGAAGCGCTGCTGCGCCGGGCACTGGCCGAGCGCCCTGCCGACCTCAAGCGGCTCGACGAGGCCCGGCTGCTGCGCCCCGACTGGCTGCAAGTGCCGGAGATGATCGGTTACGTGGCCTACACCGACCGCTTTGCGGGTACCCTGCGCGGCGTGTCGCAGCGGCTCGGCTACCTGGAGGAACTGGGCGTCAAGTACCTGCACCTGATGCCGCTCCTGAAGCCGCGCGCCAGGGAGAACGACGGCGGCTACGCGGTGGCCGACTACCGCGCTGTGCGTGAGGACCTGGGCAGCATAGACGATCTGCGCTCGCTGACCGCCGAGCTGCGCGGGCGGGGCATCAGCCTGGAACTCGATCTGGTCATCAACCACGTGGCCCGGGAACACGACTGGGCGGTGCGCGCCAGGGCCGGGGAAGC
This portion of the Deinococcus rubellus genome encodes:
- a CDS encoding M16 family metallopeptidase translates to MKRFLSATLALNAALAASPVLAAVTGGSAAPVTSTAKPSPVLSAASPNDFSLTRDVKRTVLSNGLTVLTKEVHGAPVVSVQVFYKIGSRNEAPGVNGIAHQLEHLMFKGTTDRPVQFGRLLGALGADFNAFTYYDQTAYHETVEREKAGAALQLEADRMVNAKIDPAALTSERNVVLSEIEGDENDPAYRLERAVQAAAFPGSPYGLTVGGTRQDIEGFTAAEVSAYYKKYYSPEYATLIVVGDFQTADMMQQIQAAFGKLGKPGTLPVTTSAPLVPGGSEATLGKSPPKAPIVLKEAGSTPLLNAVYPLPDVSSPDAAALKVLDYVLLSGRTSKLYQSMFESGLAADGGTLPYQFARGGWYSFNFTPTPDTGLPKLDAALLATLADVRTNLVSAEEIARAKTSISTSTLLGTRSIDAQATNLGMDATTAGDYQYTDKFLAALQTVTPADVRRVAQKYLPDSARTVGYFEPTKAVAGSGNAPSAGGATQEAFNAGPPVDPAEVAKYLPAYQPSGQAKITLPDKFTLPNGMTVMLLRDTSTPTVSLSANVKAGREFDTDAGAGLVDLVAANLLSGTQTRDELTLAKLLDDVGAQLAPAANRFGVQIGGASRDKDLPVLLTALADILQNATFPADQFKRSQARAVQGAVQANDDPGSVAIKVFRKTLYPAGNPWQVFSSPATIGALTRQDALDFYKTHYRPDATVLTLVGNFDPAQVRTLLNQKFGGWSASGPAPQVVYPMIGKPAGVVKAFGDLPGKTQAVTYLGYQSIARSDPRYYASLVLNDVLGGSTLSSRLGTELRDKEGLTYGVGSGFAALKQPGAFSISLQTNPKDTDKAIQGALNILKDVRDNGLTATEVATSKNGLLSSYTVGLADPAALAATFTSLVSDGLPLSELTDYQAKINAVTPAAVNQAAKELLDPDNIVEVTAGPEGGK
- a CDS encoding SCO family protein, which gives rise to MKWLTAALLSVAAVLGGLLFFRGNTAEALGGTALDPAPRVTALKMIGDDGQPAVLGGPAEQVRLVFFGFTRCPDVCPLTLGRLSKIYQQLSAKQQSELQVQLVSVDPQHDTPRVLRAYLSNFDSQFRGLTGTPAIAKTAASTFFILNTRTDSGNILHGDQIAVLDRQGRFRRVYNGDSLGDGTLSADLPQLLNNY